Proteins from a single region of Hordeum vulgare subsp. vulgare chromosome 6H, MorexV3_pseudomolecules_assembly, whole genome shotgun sequence:
- the LOC123402512 gene encoding S-(+)-linalool synthase, chloroplastic-like, translating into MAAAHVFFSFSVQPLHHSASPVAGNGGRSGPNRAFFRPSTVICPGREPASHELSHDFDFQESLTNVQALLHQHPTSRRGLLTTVDHLKRLCIDHYFQDEIDTIMGSCTDLIHSNDLLDATLSLRLMREAGYYVSADDVLRKFKNDNGEFNIGLSKDIRGLLSLQDMSHLNVGESSLYKANEFSSKHLRNAIKYLEPNLGRYVRRSLDHPYHVSQMQYKARHHLSYLQNMPTRNMAIENLALAEFTIKKLQHQWEMQEVKRWWMDLGLAQEIPAARDQVLKWYMWPMTVLEGFSFSRYRIEITKVISMVYIVDDIFDLVATQEELSLFNEAIKMWDLAAVDSLPSYMISCYKAIYTITCDIADMVRKEHGVNPINHLKKEWATLFDGFVIEGKWLSTDQIPTSEDYLRNGIITSGAPLLFMHLFFMLGHELNEGKNDDIHRVISYPAKIMRLWDDMGTAKDESQNGLDGSYKELYQRENPRGDAKKHMLEMIGSEWEGLNRVCFCGTKSTLSHSFITASLNFARMVRVMYGYDNEQKLPVLEDYTKMLLF; encoded by the exons ATGGCTGCTGCGCatgtcttcttctccttctccgttCAGCCACTACACCATTCAGCTTCACCAGTGGCCGGGAATGGTGGCCGGAGCGGACCCAACCGTGCCTTCTTCCGCCCGTCAACAGTGATTTGTCCTGGGCGGGAGCCTGCGTCACATGAGCTGTCCCATGATTTTGATTTCCAG GAAAGCCTAACGAATGTTCAAGCATTGCTGCATCAGCATCCGACAAGTAGACGAGGCTTATTGACCACTGTTGATCACCTCAAGCGCCTCTGCATCGATCACTATTTCCAAGACGAGATCGACACCATCATGGGCTCGTGTACagacctcatccatagcaatgatCTGCTTGACGCAACCCTTTCCCTGAGGCTGATGCGAGAAGCTGGATATTATGTTTCGGCAG ACGATGTGCTTCGGAAGTTCAAAAATGATAATGGTGAATTCAACATTGGGCTCAGCAAAGACATTAGAGGGTTGCTCAGCTTGCAAGACATGTCGCACCTCAATGTGGGAGAATCATCACTCTACAAGGCAAATGAATTCTCAAGCAAGCATCTTAGAAACGCAATTAAATACTTGGAGCCGAACCTTGGAAGATATGTGAGGCGCTCACTTGACCACCCCTATCATGTGAGCCAGATGCAATACAAAGCAAGGCACCATCTAAGCTACCTCCAGAACATGCCCACCAGGAACATGGCAATTGAGAACTTGGCACTTGCAGAGTTTACGATTAAGAAGTTGCAGCATCAGTGGGAAATGCAAGAGGTTAAGAG ATGGTGGATGGATCTAGGATTGGCTCAAGAAATACCGGCCGCAAGGGACCAAGTTCTTAAGTGGTACATGTGGCCCATGACCGTCCTCGAGGGCTTCTCCTTCTCTAGATATCGGATTGAGATCACAAAGGTCATATCCATGGTCTACATTGTGGATGACATCTTTGATCTTGTCGCCACACAAGAGGAGCTTTCCCTCTTTAATGAGGCGATCAAAAT GTGGGATCTTGCAGCTGTTGATTCACTCCCGAGCTACATGATATCATGTTACAAGGCCATTTACACTATCACATGTGATATCGCCGATATGGTCAGAAAAGAGCATGGAGTGAACCCTATCAATCATCTCAAGAAAGAG TGGGCAACTTTGTTTGATGGATTCGTGATCGAGGGAAAATGGTTATCTACTGATCAGATCCCTACATCCGAGGACTATCTAAGAAACGGGATTATCACTTCAGGAGCTCCACTTTTATTCATGCATCTTTTCTTCATGTTGGGACATGAATTAAACGAGGGCAAGAATGACGACATCCATCGAGTCATCTCCTACCCTGCAAAAATCATGAGGCTTTGGGACGACATGGGTACTGCAAAG GATGAATCACAAAATGGGCTAGATGGATCATACAAGGAGTTGTACCAAAGAGAAAATCCTCGTGGTGATGCAAAGAAGCACATGCTTGAGATGATCGGGAGTGAATGGGAGGGTCTTAACAGGGTATGCTTCTGTGGGACAAAGTCAACACTATCGCATAGCTTCATCACAGCATCACTAAACTTTGCGAGAATGGTCCGCGTCATGTATGGCTACGACAACGAGCAGAAGCTCCCCGTCCTTGAGGACTATACAAAGATGTTGCTCTTCTAA